The following proteins come from a genomic window of Nicotiana tomentosiformis chromosome 12, ASM39032v3, whole genome shotgun sequence:
- the LOC138903376 gene encoding uncharacterized protein, whose protein sequence is MRDHIQGEDYELWDIVTNGSLATLKKNAEGLHVLKTRAGCTTEELKKWKKNEMYTRFTTLTNELRSLERIIPEEERVEKILTRVLPITWESKITAIQESKDKSTLLLDELIGNLTAYELRRQTIKMDVPKKEMSLVLRITECSDLEDDEMTMITKDFKKYLRRGKGSSRSGSYSKSRALEKQTNDSCYKCGKTDHMIKNWPLWDIEWKKERVERRNRKKEQVQPKKRNNKVSTKAMVAAWGESSDDDDDDGEQALMSIGESDKETEVHALDETVLELRSENLKLKLGTGKKIVDHTQLTLETNVGKLEYELYKRDELVRILKEDLNKVKHDLDRTCEWNRSSDALSWLQEHHSNNRRGLGFGNSAPKWDPKIKYLTLPKNKIFTHCDGLKYNLISVSQLCDRGNMVAFTSTKCFVFNLTTEKIVLKGKRVKNTYVVDLSILSDNKLTCLSVLDNDPLLWHNRLGHANLSQLEKLVSKDLVVGLPNIKFKEDKVYEACARGKQEYDDEAIGLVRNSNETTTQTEAAPKKGTDDGTGTSRDNQLVVKSYKYQRSHPIENIITELTSRIKTRSSLKYLCAFDAFLSLIVPKNVAEALRDVDWVNALQRELIQFERSQVWHLVPRPKNRSVIGTKWVFRNKLDEDGTVTRNKARLVVQGYSQEEGIDYDETFAPVSRLEEIRLLIAFVAYMEFTLHQMDVKSAFLNGYLKEEVSVKQPLGFESKECPDHVYKLDKAFYGLKKAPRA, encoded by the exons ATGAGAGATCACATTCAAGGGGAAGACTATGAGTTATGGGACATTGTTACTAATGGTTCACTAGCTACCCTGAAGAAAAATGCTGAGGGACTACATGTGCTAAAGACAAGAGCAGGTTGCACTACCGAAGAACTAAAGAAGTGGAAGAAGAAT gagatgtacacaaggttcactacattgACCAATGAACTAAGATCTCTTGAAAGGATTATCCCTGAAGAAGAAAGAGTTGAGAAGATACTCACTAGAGTCTTGCCAATCACTTGGGAAAGCAAGATCACTGCCATCCAGGAATCAAAGGATAAGTCCACTCTCCTACTGGATGAAttgattggaaatctcactgcatatgaacttaggagacaaaccataaaaatggatgtacctaagaaggaaatGAGCTTGGTACTCAGAATCACTGAATGTTCTgatctggaagatgatgaaatgacaatgatcaccaaagacttcaagaagtacctaaggagaggaaagggttcttcaagaagtggaagctacagCAAATCAAGAGCTCTAGAGAAGCAAACCAATGATagctgctacaagtgtggaaagactgatcacATGATCAAAAACTGGCCTTTGTGGGatattgaatggaagaaggaaagagtagAACGGaggaacaggaagaaggaacaggttcaacccaagaaaagaAACAACAAAGTATCAACCAAAGCTATggtcgctgcttggggagaaagctcagatgatgatgatgatgatggggaaCAAGCACTAATgtccattggagaatctgataaagaaactgag gttcatgcacttgatgaaactgtcttagaacttagatctgaaaatctaaaattaaAATTAGGAACAGGCAAAAAGATAGTTGATCACACACAACTTACTTTAGAAACAAATGTAGGAAAATTAGAATATGAGTTGTATAAGAGGGATGAACTCGTAAGAATCTTAAAGGAGGATCTGAACAAGGTCAAGCATGATCTAGACAGAACTTGtgaatggaacaggtcctctgatgcactttcatggctacaagaacatcatagtaacaacagaagaggacttggctttgggaactcagcacctaagtgggatcccaaaatCAAGTACCTCACACTCCCTAAAAATAAGATTTTCACACACTGTG atggattGAAGTACaatctaataagtgtatcacaactttgtgatagaggtaacatggtagcattcacctctacaaaatgctttgtgtttaatcttaccactgaaaagatagttttgaagggaaaaagagtgaaaaaCACATATGTGGTGGATCTGTCCATACTTTCAGATAataaactcacttgcttaagtgtgttggacaatgatccccttCTTTGGCACAATAGACTTGGACATGCCAATCTAAGCCAACTCGAAAAACTAGTCTCCAAAGACTTGGTGGTAGGattgcctaacattaagttcaaggaagataaagtctatgaggcttgtgcaagggggaagcag GaatatgatgatgaagcaattgggctggtaagaaactcaaatgaaaccacaacccagactgaagctgcaccaaAAAAAGGAACAGAtgatggaacag GAACATCTAGAGACAACCAGCTGGTTGTGAAATCTTATAAGTATCAAAgatctcatcccattgagaacataattactgaactaacctctagaatcaaaaccagatcttctttgaagtatctttgtgcttttgatgctttcttatctcttattgtacctaaaaatgttgctgagGCTTTGCGAGATGTAGACTGGGTGAATGCACTGCAAAGGGAACTCatccaatttgagagaagtcaagtttggcatctggtaccaagacccaagaacagatcagtaattggcacaaaatgggtcttcagaaacaaacttgatgaagatggaacagttacaaggaataAGGCAAGATTGgtagttcaaggatatagtcaagaagagggcatagactatgatgagacgtTTGCTCCAGTTTCAAGATTGGAAgaaattagactccttatagcctttgttgcttacatggaattcactctccatcaaatggatgtcaagagtgccttcctcaatggctatctaaaggaagaagtctcTGTCAAGCAACCTCTGGGCTTTGAAAGCAAAgaatgtcctgatcatgtgtacaagcttgacaaggcatTTTATGGGCTCAAGAAGGCTCCAAGAGCATAA
- the LOC138903377 gene encoding uncharacterized protein — MNSKVGALVQESRAKDAEIERLKKRLDEVETERDALRAELAKEKEKNEGILHGANVGVRFSVLSLSIKCSSRYLVTLQWTIDVFAESWIKISIVVHLNSSPTYVKAALILVALNIKDYYRHEAEFACLKPSLRQTHESILVQEQGLDKYAVVRLLFGEEETSIPTPKPVKYKNRKKISTSEDPEPKKKAARKLMKNILLLTDDSVRRLRDEDEEKGKDDSGLVARVKMSIEAPKATESVKVAETPSRDKGVSGRDLGEVPESSRIEDSSHHNEPMEGTAAGADLEPPPPEMERTPQASALHREAFSRSRAELSRYEADLRGLTEERNALKLLCGQKEEEIKDFRADLAKAHQDQTDLIEQVMKILKSHGLDSGMAANISVSQLQQKAERIEQLCDEVEMMKVETLGVERSQLRGMKEKNSILAKKIEELEARLAFELAKAKSEAEKPKDEAEAIVAIYQADAEVAQVK; from the exons ATGAATAGCAAAGTTGGAGCCTTGGTGCAAGAGAGtagggctaaggatgctgagattgagaggctgaagaagaggctGGATGAAGTAGAAACTGAGAGGGATGCTCTCAGGGCAGAGCTtgcaaaggagaaggagaagaatgaaGGCATTCTTCATG GGGCAAATGTGGGAGTCCGCTTCTCTGTGTTGTCCTTGTCAATCAAGTGCTCCTCTAGG TATTTGGTTACCTTACAATGGACAATAGATGTTTTTGCTGAGTCTTGGATTAAAATATCTATTGTTGTGCACCTTAATTCAAGTCCTACTTATGTTAAAGCAGCACTGATCCTAGTTGCGCTTAATATTAAAGATTATTATCGCCATGAG GCAGAGTTTGCATGTCTAAAACCGTCACTTCGCCAAACACATGAGTCCATTCTTGTCCAAGAACAGG GCCTTGACAAATATGCTGTTGTGAGGCTACTATttggtgaggaggagacttcgatccCGACACCGAAACCGGTGAAGTACAAAAACAGGAAAAAGATCTCAACCTCTgaggatccagaacctaagaagaaggcggCTCGTAAGCTGATGAAGAACATCCTCCTCCTGACCGATGACTctgttcggcgtctaagggatgaagacgaagaaaagggaaaagacgactctgggctggtggcccgagtgaaaatGAGCATCGAGGCCCCAAAGGCTACTGAATCAGTGAAGGTTGCAGAGACTCCATCTCGAGATAAGGGAGTCTCGGGAAGAGACTTGGgagaagtccccgagtcatcgaggattGAGGATtcctcccaccataatgagccaatgGAGGGTACAGCTGCAGGGGCTGATCTCGAGCCCCCCCCCCCCGAGAtggagagaacgccccaa gcctcagcgcttcatcgggaagcattttctcggtctcgagctgagctgagtcggTATGAAGCCGACCTAcgagggctcacggaggagagaaatgcccttaaacttctTTGTGGGCAAAAAGAAGAAGAGATCAAGGACTTCCGAGCcgatttggccaaggctcaccaagatcagaccgacctgatcgagcaggtaatgaaaatcttaaaatctcatgggctcgattctggaATGGCGGCTAACATTTCAGTCTCACAGCTACAGCAGAAGGCCGAAAGGATTGAGCAGCTCTGCGATGAGGTCGAGATGATGAAGGTGGAGACCTTGGGGgtagaaagaag tcagcttcgaggcatgaaggagaaaaACTCAATTCTAgcgaagaaaatagaggagctcgaggctcggttggcttttgaacttgcaaaggccaagtCTGAAGCCGAAAAGCCAAAGGACGAGGCAGAAGCGATCGTGGCCATCTACCAGGCCGATGCTGAAGTCGCTCAAGTCAAATAG